The genome window TCTGTTGACAGTGTATAAATGCCAGAAATGACGAGGTAATACTCCGGTCACTGATGAAATACAGTAGCTAATGCAAGAAATCTTTGCTCGTAATTCCATAAACCATATGAGATTAAATAACTTGAATCAGTGACTCCAGATTGGATAATTACATTGTGTACCCACCCCAGATTATAGACAGAAAAACAATGTGCTACAGGGTTTGTAATGGCCGCCATCTTGCCAATGCGGGTAGAAATCAGTTTCATAAATTATGTTCACTTACTTTGCCAGGGAAGTTTGTGTACACCTGTGCAAATTTAGCTCAAAAACTCAATTTGGATTTTTGGTAAAAAGGATTGAGGAGgatgattcattttttattaatatgaaatacatgttttataatacagtatattcatgtaTTAATGGCTGGTAACGTAATAATTAAGTAGCCAAATTGGCTGGTGagttcatttcaaaccttgaATATAGGCCCTGTATAAATGGAGTACATTGATTCAAAATAGGCGTATTAGTAGACGACGAGATGCCGAAAAACGTCAATATCTGCTTTGAAGGGTGATGTCATACCTCAGACAGAGATGTGATGGAGACGTGCGAGGGTGGAGATCATGGCTGTGTGGGGCGATGAAGTGAACATCACGGTCTCGAGAGCGATGGCTGAGCAGGCCTTGAACCCACATGGAGGTGGAGTGAAGCCAGGCTGTCTCGCCATCTCCCTGCATGATGAAATAGGCTGAAATTCGCATATGGCTCTGTGTTCCTCGCTGCCCCTTGCCCATCAGTCTCCTCCATCACAACACAGAATGTGCCCGATGTTTTCAATCAAACTAGTTCATTACCGAACAGCAAAGCCGTTATTAAAACATCTACATCTGCGCGTTGTGGCGTTTCTGAAGGTGGGGGCATGTTCTCATTTGTTTTCGTGTGTTTGACAGGCTTTGTCTCAGAGAGACGCTCCGCACAGGAATTTCTTCTTCTTCGACGGGCTGAAGGGCAGCGGAGTGGTGGACTACTTCGGGCCCAAATAATCCCGTGGAGAATGCAGAGAGTCTAACACATGCAATTCGTGGGGCTGCATTTGTGCTCTCGAAACACCATGGAGTTCGTGTTTTGCCAGTGGCCGCAGGCATCAAAATCTGTCTTTGGACCGTACCTTTGCGTAGCAGTATGCCACACGTTAATTGATGCCAAAAGCAACAACAACATGTTGTCAAGCCTTTTGTGTTTACTTGCTCATAAATATAGATGCTCACATTGTTCACCAGGGTTAACCAAGACTTTCtacattttgtattaaaataaagatAATAGGGAAAAGCATCAGAATTGTGTACTCCTGTGATGGATCTCAATAATACATTagggtgtgtttgtgtagttccCCTGCTGTCTCAGTGAcactaaattacaaaaaaatgaataaacaaagcaaatagGAATTGTAAATGAATGAGGAAATATCCGATGCTCCCAGCAGCAATTTATTCTTTAGAAATAAATATGCTCCCATCCCCAGTATGAAATGAGGGCGAGTTCTTCTGACGCCTCTTTCTGAAATCGCGTTGAAAGCCTCAGGCTGTTACTTGACATACCGTATCTCGTCTTGTCAAAGGTTTTTCGTGACTTTCATACGGGGAAGTTTTTTTATAAGCTAAGCCCAGATATGTAATTTGCTGGACTGGTACTGCAGGGTTTATGACTCTGAGGCAAGTGGAAAATCATATGTTTTGATAGTTACGATTTTGCAGAAGGATAATTATCCTGCCAGTCCGGTTAGAGACGGTGGAATGCCAAAGAATATAACTGAACAGTTGTTCAATAAGTGATAGTCTAACCAGCTGGAGAAACATGTTTTGGAATGACATCATCTGTTGATCGAGGAgactaatgttttaaatgtgtcacgTTTGTCACTTGCTTAACAATAGAGGTGGACTTTGGCGTGGCTGTGTATTACTACAGTCCTGGAGACATACAAAACGAAGACTTCAGGCTTTAGATGGAGAATATACTTTCATTATGTGACCATGCAGTATTAGAATCCGTATGACTCAGACTGGGCAGACCGGTTGAGCAGGGGGTGTAGGAGTGGCAAGTAAATCTCATATAACCGTTTTTAAAAGTTGTGGGGTTTTTTtaggtttaaagggacagttcacccaaaaatgaaaatttgtcatttactcaccctcaagttgttcctaatctgtatacatttatttgttcttctgatgaacacagagaaagatatttggaagaatgcttgtaaccaaacagttctggggcaccacggactaccatagtaggaaaaattatataaataatttatataaatgacAAATTTCGTTGTTCagttgaagacaaaagaagatattaagaagattgtaggaaagcaaacagttctggagcacttttgactaccattgtcatttcccCCCATGGTAGTCAGTGTtggccaagaacagtttggtcacaagcattctactaaatatctttctctgtgttcatcagaacaaagacatttgtacagatttgaaacaactcgagggtgagtaaatgataaccaaatttttatttttgggtgaactgtccttttaggGAGAACGTTGATAGTGGAAAAACCTTACTAGGTAAAACTAAAAGGCCAAACTATGTGTAGATTGCTATCATTGTAGGTTTCAATCAATATGGAAAAGATTGTTAACTGTCGTGTGCTAATTATAACAAAACGGCTGTGCCAAGTTCACTGACAAAACTCACAATTTGCAGGATGTCTCCCCCACACATGTGATCATGTGTATGTTCTCCATAGAGAGATCCAAAAATCAAGAGTTTTGGTGATTATTAAAGTTACATTGTATACTACAGTCTAAAAAGTGTGATAACACCACAATCTGTTCATAACTGAGCACATCTCTATGTCAAGGACAACACATTGTGCTACTTTTAACTCAACTTTATGTTGcccctttcatttatttaatacaaaatcaacacaaaacgacataatgtgttaatattcaccaaaaatgtgttattaagtAACACTCtgttttggttattttaaatCGTAATTTATTGAACGTGTTTTAACATTAGGTTGGCTTATTACTACCACTATTTTGACTCAGTAAGACTAGAATTCATATTGTCCTTGTTTGTCAAAGTACACTTCTGCAAAAACAGCCAATGAGTTTATTCTTACAGAGTGTGAAATGAAACAACCTCAGGCGTGAAGCGACCATGACTGAGAAATAACAGTTGCTCTTTCTTTCCATTTGAAGAGAGCAGGATTAATTACGGACACTGCGTTAAACTTCTTGTTTTAATTAAGCGACCTTCCTCTTATCCTGTAGCAAAACCCCCCAAAGGCGAGATGTTCTCACTGCTGAACAGATGTGTTGCTTCCAGCTATAAAATGCATAAACATGTGATGTGTTACGACCCCCAAGGCCGACCGCAACAGTATTGAAATGTATTCAAGTGACTCACAGGCAACAGTAAGTAAAAAAATAGAgactttaaatataatttaaaggtttattaCATATGAGGGTGAATCTTCGGGGGCAGACCAggccaaaacaataaacaaaaatgtatttttgtaaaactgatattccctaaaatgaaaacataaaactTAAAGACAACAGAACTTACCTAACTCCCTAAACAAAAACAAGGTAAAAAGATGCACAGCAAAAGAAATGGCGTCTAACCCCCTACTCCCTCTAATAAAGTGGTTAACAACAATTTATAAGGTAAAGATCACTTAAGAGAATAACTCTGATAATTAACAAATTGGCAAAACAAAGCATCAACCTTAGCAAACAAAGTATCTTGTCTAATGTCCCACAAATTCAAATAGTCGCACCTCACATTTGACAAACGGGTAACAAAACGATATCAAAAATtagggctctcactaaatccttggtgtttcgagtcagatccgtgggcgtggcttgttggttttgactaaatccttggcgtttcaagtcttacgaaacctttaccctaaccttactctaaccatctaaactacctatgattgttaaaatcgccaAAAAAACgctgttgcgtgatgacgtcagactcgaaacaccaaggatttagtgagagctaTCCAAATTAGCCGGCTGGCAATGCGACGCCATGATGAGTGGTGGGACTCCTCCTTTTTTGATGTCATGCCGAGAGAGAACGGACCAATGGTCGTTGGCAACGAATCATCTGGGAACGCGTTGACACGCCCATCTGTAAAACAGGggtaaaagaaaagagaaacatacgcaccaacacaaaaacataaaccaaTCTCAAGGGGGCAGTACAAGCTCTAGAAAATAAACACTCCCCAAATAACCAAATAAATTAGGACATAACAGATGGGATAAAGAAAAGCTCTTAAATGATCAACAACCCTTACGGAGGCTCTGAATGGGCCTGCATGGTAACCGTTCTGGGCACACAGAGAAATCCCAATCTATCACATGTTGTTCTGATAAGCAGTACGGTGTCCTTGTTCACGTTCGTGACGTGCACTATCCAACATTGTGTAAATATATCTGTTCATATCTGACGAAACGTGTACGAGAAACGGTTCTTTCTGTTGTTTATCTAATGTATTGGCGATGGGATCACTTTGGTTTGATAAGACTTTTGAACATCCGTTACAGTTTAGTAAGATAACCGTGAAAAAAATCAACAGGCATCAAACAACGCATGTAATTCTCATATTTATTGAAAATGGTAaggaaaaaacaatacaaaattcaTTTAGAAATTTTACATAGAAAAATCCATATGGCAAAAGTACAAAAAACAAGTCTGACATGAGCTTGAGAGTAGTGTGAATCTGACAGTATACATAAGGCTTTTACTTCAGTGACAGGCTGTTTTAGAGAATACAGTCACAAGGCGGCCACAGGAAGTGGACCACACAACTGATTTACACAGGAAGTCATGAGAGCGGTATCTCTTGTCCACAAAATGCCATGAAAATTCTGTACCCACAATGATAACCCAAATGAGTGTTTAGATGAACTTTCCTACAAATTGACTGCAGTTTTTTCAAAAGTGGTTTTAAGGGAAGTGCTTGAAACACACAACAGTGTCAGGAAAGGCTGTCCAGTTAAAGGCCCCTTGAACAAAACGGTATCTGCAAACAACGGAAGGCCCTCGCACCGATTAACATGATCTGTTCAAGTATGATGGAAGTTTGGCTCaggttattgttattattatttactattttaCATTAATCTCATTTGTAGACAAATAAATTACAGCAGAAAACTTAAGTGTCTTGTGGGAAACGCTGACAAATAAGTTATTTGGTCCATAGAACGCAACACTAATAAATATCACCATGCTTGTTTAGTTCACCTAATCCAAAAGTATTTTTATCAAAATAACCGAATTGACATACAAAATAATTTAGACTGTGCTTCTCAACTTTGAGAATGTCAGCAAATACATTTAACGGGGACTTTCACAGATGATTCCAGGACTTTAGACGATCAAATCTAAACAAATTCTCAAGTAGGTAAAAAATTAATTGCTTTCCAGTGTTGGTCTGTAAATAATGTAAGAACACAACAAACTGCTCTTACCGCTCTGAAACAGAAAACAGGAACTTAAAAATTAAGTACTTTTAAGTCATAACATTTCATCAAGATATACACACCACATAAGAAAAAGAACTCCCAGTTCCTTCTATCGTTTGTCCTTTTCTCACAAAATATGTACATCCAAATATTAACACTGCTATCCAGCCATTACGACAACTAGTGGTCTGGCTTTCCCACAAGGCTTCCAGCCTCGTTCCATTGCCTCCATTGGAGGTTGGCATTAAGTGGCAAACTTGTGTCCCAAGGTGTAGATTCAGGTAGGGGGGCAACAGGGCACCTGCACACTGATTGTCCCTGATGGCTTTAGTAATTGAAGGGCTCAAAAAAGGCACGATGCAGCTGTGCTTCATTAACATAGCGTGTATGCGTTACTCCGCTAAGCATTCCATTATCTAGAAGATAGTCTTGATCATTATCACTTGTTTCCCATTAATGGCATAAGGGTATGTGCTCTGCGCCACTGGTGACTGATAGTGCAGCGCAATTATTGCTCCTATAAGGCAGCTGAGATGAGAACCCATGACAGATAAAGCACTTCTGGGCCTGAGGCGCTACGCAGATCTAATCAATCTCCTTGCTTGAGAGCGACCCGGCTTAATGCGACCAAAGATGCAAAATGCACAGAAAAGAACGGAAGCCGAGTACCCTAATGTGCTTCACATTTGACAGGTGCACACACACCACCTACTGACGTCTATACCGGGACACACACTTCAGTCCGCTTCTGTATGCTACATCAACATGAAAGAAGATAGAAAACCAACATTCAAAATATacccaaacaaacaaaacttaacaaaaaaagaaaatttatATCTGATCCTGCAGAAAAATCCCCGAGCAGAAACAGTTTATAAGCGGTCGGCAGGAGAGCGCCTGCACTCATCCTGTGACTTGAACCCGCGTGTTTATCTGAGCCCGTGCTGGTACAGAGCATTGATGGTGTCGGCCACGAAGGCGATGAGCCCGCGGTACAAGCCCCTCCAGTTTTGCCAGCGTGGGGCAGCGTTCTGAAACAGAGAGAAGAGAACGAGCTCACCAAATGTTCACTTTTGTGTTGTatgcaataaataaacattgtaaCACTGCTAGAAAGcttgtttttaaatactgtatctaaGACTTCAGGGACACGTTTCTCTTATCATCTGCCTATTAGGCAAAACAGGTGGAAAGTCAATTTCAAAACCTCCCTTTGTGTAAACAACATTTTCCACTCTCCTGTCCTAAAGCAGCCACAGGGCAATTGCTGTAACTTTAGTTGACTAATAGGAATgctcacacacagaaacaaagctGAGTGGGAGTGTGTCATGAACGGGAAATTATCAAGGTTTATGTTAGCACAGAGGTGTACGTGTGTGCACAGACACAGGGTAGGGTGAGGCAGTCCCAGACAGACAATGTCTGCAAAGTGGAGTCAGGAGAGGCAGCACATTACTCGTCAACAGCTGCTATGAGTCATCCTCTAAAAATAAGTTCTCATGGGGAAGGGGTAAAGAATTAAGAGTTTTACAGCGAACGAATGAGCTGAaggtgcatgatgggaaataTGGACACAATATTGAACTAGAAAAGAAAGACTCGAAGACTAGACTAGAAAAAGGTTATATTCAATATTATTTGTTTCCATTACTTTTCAgccttgaaaaataaaaaaataatgtatgattaaaatgtgatttatgacCTCATGTATTATAAAATTGcattataataacaaataaaaaacaatagttTGTCATTATTCTGTCCTTATTTCAGATGAACAgttggaaataataaaaaaaaaaatactgaaaaatgtGACAGGTGTACAAAACCGATAAAATACAGGAGTGACCAATAGAACGTTATTAGACAATTGAAGAAAAAAGACCATAGAGGACAAGAAACAGAGAGGTGACTCATAAGAgaaggtacactgtaaaaaaaatgtaatttatatcctataattttacacTGTTTTTCccagtttacagaaaatttccggttgttttcacagattttttttacagtataggaAAAGAATACAGTTCTGTGGTCCACCAGCTTCACATTCTTCTGCTTTCAGATGCAATACTGCTTAATCACACTGAACTTGTGTTGTTTAGGGAAGTCCCTGCCATGTCACCCTTTCTACGGCCTCAGAGTAAACAGAGTTGCCTCCAATAAAAACAAAGTGGTATCAAAGTTCAGTGATGCCACACGACAGGTCACAGACTTTCATCACGTGACTGCGCCGGCAGCTGCCTCAACCAGACATGCTGGGTTTTATTACATTGCGTGTGTTGGCACAGGTGTCTGTAggcatgtgttttttgtttgtgtgcgttCGGCGCGGGTGTGCGTGCACGTGCGCGGGGGAAACTGGAACGATTGTGACGAGTGTGTTGGAAAAGTAAACTATGTAAATCggaacaaatgtaaaaaaagagaTGTCCATTCAAATGCTCGAAAGTGGGATTGAGTGCATTTAAGGATACAAGCAGGCAAACAATgtgcatactgtaaataaaagaaaagatttatttaatatctcagttaaaGTGATTAAAAACAGAGCAGACTGAAGGGACGGGTGCCGTGGCTTCACCTTACTTCTAATATAAATAACGattataaataatgtttaagaCTAACCTTTTCTGATTATGATAATAAACTATAGAAAGTAGAGAATAATTCATGGTTTAAGTCTTAGGCCCTCTCTTCCTGCTAGGTCAGTGTGACTGTGAAAAAGGGACTTCTTATCATGTTTGAAAACATCTTCTGTTAGCACACACTCTAGCCTTGaggggtttgtgtgtgtgtgtgcgtgtgtgtgtgtgtgtgtgtgtgtgtgtgtgtgtgaaggagtGGAAAATCATGAGACGGACGTAACATCATGTTTTAATTAAGTTCTATAGTATATGCCTGTCATCTATGATAATCTATAGGACTATATGTCCTGTCTCATGACTTCAGAACTCTTTGAGAGCTTTCTGTTCTTGTTTAAGTGATTATCTATTGATAACCAATCATGTGAGCTTGTAATGATGGAGTTAGTTGACTCTGTTAGCTTAAATACTactgcattttgaatgtaaggcaggtcggcctgtggaactcattgagagtgctgaagctgaCTTCTGCTGGCAAAACTACAAACAATTTTTCTTCAGTAAATTTTCTTCGATTAATGGCATTCCTGACTTCTTGTCTTCATTCATCATAACTGGTCTAcgggtcttttactgtaaatccccTACAAGACATTCAcccaaaaggaaaattctttcatcgtttgCCTAGCCTCTTgatatttcaaacctgtatgacattctttttCCTGCAGaactttttgaagaatgttgttgtcAAAACAGTGACGTACCCATTAACTTGTataggttttgtgtccatacaataggaCACAATTTCTAAGTTACTGTTCgggagaaagtcatacaggtttgaaatgacaagaggatgagtaaataatgacagaattttcatttttgggtgaactatcccatctCGGGCGTTTTTCATGTCACCGTTTCTCCTCTAGAATATCAAAAGAAATCTCAACAACGTCTCACACCATATTTAGATTTTCAAAGACATCAAAGTGATCAATCAAATGTCAGATTTCAATATGCGCttaaacatttctcacattcttccaaaacaAATTATCAAAAATTCTAAATGATCCCTATTCATTTTATAGCTCTACGTTCTTACTGTGTCTCAATCCtttatgtgtctgtttttattacttCTAGGAAATTTTAGGGGAAACATTTGAGACCAAgttaatatttaaaagaaacaacACTGATAACGCTAGAGAAATGCATAGTGAAGGAAAGTGACatcatgtgtgtttgtctgaGGAGAGGAGGGGAGATTAGCCTCTGTTTACTCCTGCCAGCCTCACTGACTCACGCGATTCAACAGGGATacagagcgagcgagcgagaaagagagagagagagaagaggttATTAAGTTCAGCCACAACTGGAAACTCGACTCCAGTCACAACACTCACTACTCACTATGGGCTTGTGAATATCATATTGATCCATTTACTAGAAGACCTACTGGAGGGTAGATTGGTGCATACTCCCTTATTAACAAACAAGAGACGCTGTACGTGTCAACGGTTTTTACTTCATTATACTTAATGACTCTTTGACAAAAGCGTTGGCTTATTTAAACTTAACTAGACAAACACGATCCTTACCCTCTGAAGAAAGAACGTGTTCATCTCGTCTCCGATGGTCCTCAGCTGTATGGCCACCCTTTCTACCGCTCGCTCCTCCAGGCGGGGATTGTCTTCACCAGAAGAGCTGCTGGACATCGAGTCCTCTGAAGAGCTCTGGTTGTCAGTTAATAGATCAGGCAGGGGTAGCTGCCTGTCTCTCAACTGATGTTCTGTACCTGGGGCAGgagaaataataaagaaatatgaagGGAGGAAAAAAGAGCATAAgagattttgttgtttttcacatATACATGTTCCTTGGCTGAACATGAGATCACCCATGGCTCTTTTAAAGAATATTGCCTTATCTCACAGAACCCAACCATTGAGTGTTTGTCTTCATTTgctgtctttatttattcagGTTTACGaatttgaataaatgatgtaatGCGAACACTATGCTCATAACATCACTAAGATAGTGTCAGCATCATTTGGGTTGTATAGGGTcacttgtgtttaattgtgttattTACACAACCATATAACAAACAGACACGAACAATCGCGAGTAATGTAACCAAATGCGGTTTCAGCAGAGATTAAAATAGCAGTAGGATTTTATGCAC of Triplophysa rosa linkage group LG14, Trosa_1v2, whole genome shotgun sequence contains these proteins:
- the bbc3 gene encoding bcl-2-binding component 3, which gives rise to MARPEMESRVDDRNPGARQSCRMEVLRQDAWPNGGIIQPCHRHRTIATQTVTVSAPLPHVPTQDAFSSDSVQQQDNPLRDNTGTEHQLRDRQLPLPDLLTDNQSSSEDSMSSSSSGEDNPRLEERAVERVAIQLRTIGDEMNTFFLQRNAAPRWQNWRGLYRGLIAFVADTINALYQHGLR